The Sander vitreus isolate 19-12246 chromosome 10, sanVit1, whole genome shotgun sequence genome contains the following window.
TGGGCCTTTTGTCTCCTTTCACCTGCTCTGCTCCCAAATTGACTCTGAACAGCAGCCTCACGTAGCTGAGGACGAAGAGGAGACTGAGGAAGATGAAGTTACTAGACACTCCCACCAGGGCTGATAGGAGAGGGAAGTTGAACAACAAGTGTCTGAcatagaaaaaacaaacaaagaaaaccaTCATTACAGTAATTGTGATGTGATGCTAAGAAGGCTGCTGTTATCCCACTTTCTGTCTCAGTTGGACTTCTACGCCAGCCGGTTATTTACAATAGGCTAATTTCCTTCAGAAGCCCACAGAGAAAATATCTGAACATGTTGCATTTACTCCACTATGGGCTGTAAGTGTAGGTGGAGACATAGGTGGAGTGAGTTTTTCCAGAGAAGAAACGTGTCTTGTGGCACCAGTCATTGAGTTCTGGTCTTATTAGGCTGCTGTCAGTGGAGAAATGTATGTCTTCCTCCCCTGTGATAGATTTTCTGTGTCGGTGTTACAGTAAAATAACAAGGCCCTTACTCTTTTGAAAGAGAGGTCTAACTCATTCtcttgaaatatctcaacatatTATATTGTAGAAATCTGCACAACTGATTACAGAAACGATTGCAGCCTCACTTTCTGCTGTAGGTTTACAGAATATGGATTTCTTTCTTGTTTCATCatcagatatactgtatgtatgctacTTCCAGATCTGTTATAAAGCATGGCATACACATCTTACCTTATACCAGTGAAGTGAGCATGAATATAGAGCTGAGATGAGTAGATCTGCACCTTGTTGGACATGATCTCAATGACGGCTGTGACCGAGGGGGCATACTGTGCACATGAAGACAAACATATTAGACTAAATACAAAATACCTGCTTGCTGTTTAAGCAGGCTgacacatgctaacacactcaCAAAGCAGTGCACGACTCACAGGGTCGTCGGTGTAGTCTGAGAAGAGCTCCACCTGCAGCACTTGTTCCTGCTCAGCGACTCCGGTCAGAAAGGCCGGGAGGAACAGCAGCGTTCTCAGGTTCATCATCAGGTCTGAATGGTATCGCAGCATGCTCTGACCACAGCAGGACAACACAGTCAACCAGACATACACACCCGGCCGGGCAACACAACCTAAAAAATGTCATATCCCCAGAAGATGTTTTCAGTGATGTCATGATGAATATTTAGGAAAGGGTGATTGATGTTGTCATGGATGCAAAAGCTTTACCATCTGTATAACTCAATGATTTGGTTGTGTGCTCAGTTTAATGACAAAAGCTGATCTCAGTGCAATACAGTAGTTAAGCAAAGTTCCGCTTTTTtctaaattaaaacatttctttttgctTTGACTCAGTTCTAGGGTAAGTTTTGAGGCTCTACTTTGTAGCAGTGGATTtgactgaaatgtgttttaaattgaCAATTTTGTAAGGCTGATTAGTATATATAATATTCAAAACATATCATTTATtgcagaaatgtcacaaaatacaGCTTTAAAAGTACTATATCAACCCCTTTGATGTTTTTCTCAGTGTTTCATAAAGTAAGTTAATGATGACATCCCCTACACATCTAACTTGAAGATCGTTACTCCCACCGTGTGTTTGTTGTATCACATGTTCGTCCTGTCATCTCAAGCACTGAGATCACCTTTGGTTGCAGTGGAGCTCTGCAGCAAGCATAAGCAGCCCTAATCTGGCCCCGACCAGGCTGTGTGATTAAAAGTTATTGTGCGTCAGCACTGTACTCACAAAGCGAGAGCTGGAGGCGGACAGGAGTTGTCTTGCCTGAGAAACACACAGCAAAGCCACCATGAATCACTGGAGTTAGCATGGAGCACTATTAGATTGTACACATATGGCCACACATGGGAGCTGAAGAAATCAACAACTCACAGAGCGAGCAGAGGAGGCAACTTGCCCTCCATCCCGAGAGAAACAAGTTGTCTTAATCATGAACATCCCCAGCTCCTGGTTGGTGGGAGAATCAGGCATCTCCAGCTGCAGAGACATCCGATAGGCCTGGCCGAATGTCAGCACCTGAATTTACATTTTAAGGAGATTACACTCCTGGGAATAGagatacatacagtagataGGCCTGtagatgcaaacacacacattcatacatacatgtttCTTATTCCTCATCAGAGAGACGTTGGCCACTGGATAAGAGCA
Protein-coding sequences here:
- the LOC144524869 gene encoding seipin-like isoform X1; this translates as MDQGSHLRPGDDGELSVLIGQTLLGFRDSFVMVMSRARQRVIQGFIVFSIVVLLLWIAAFLYGSFYYSYMPKATFSSPVHYYYRADCESPASFLCSYPVANVSLMRNKKHVLTFGQAYRMSLQLEMPDSPTNQELGMFMIKTTCFSRDGGQVASSARSARQLLSASSSRFSMLRYHSDLMMNLRTLLFLPAFLTGVAEQEQVLQVELFSDYTDDPYAPSVTAVIEIMSNKVQIYSSQLYIHAHFTGIRHLLFNFPLLSALVGVSSNFIFLSLLFVLSYVRLLFRVNLGAEQLRTDGLLSNRDRNLNNNQHEDAAAGTAELMGPLQMTPTNLSQERTHL
- the LOC144524869 gene encoding seipin-like isoform X2; the protein is MDQGSHLRPGDDGELSVLIGQTLLGFRDSFVMVMSRARQRVIQGFIVFSIVVLLLWIAAFLYGSFYYSYMPKATFSSPVHYYYRADCESPASFLCSYPVANVSLMRNKKHVLTFGQAYRMSLQLEMPDSPTNQELGMFMIKTTCFSRDGGQVASSARSSMLRYHSDLMMNLRTLLFLPAFLTGVAEQEQVLQVELFSDYTDDPYAPSVTAVIEIMSNKVQIYSSQLYIHAHFTGIRHLLFNFPLLSALVGVSSNFIFLSLLFVLSYVRLLFRVNLGAEQLRTDGLLSNRDRNLNNNQHEDAAAGTAELMGPLQMTPTNLSQERTHL